A single genomic interval of Hemibagrus wyckioides isolate EC202008001 linkage group LG13, SWU_Hwy_1.0, whole genome shotgun sequence harbors:
- the tnrc6ba gene encoding trinucleotide repeat-containing gene 6B protein isoform X4, with product MEDKKRKKEDKRKRETSQKVVEQKNKVPELTKTPSTQSPAVPSSVSPSPGPISSTTTSTATPAAVAPPQGGNNAKRSAVANGQPSPSAQAPQRYMPREVPPRFRCQQDHKVLLKRGQPPLSSMLLGGGNSGGDSPNATVAAASDSSLGSGGPAASSLPHTSSSSSIAASSTTTNYANSMWGVSSGSQPLSQGREKVIVDGSDLEEWPSIAAGDGARTGEKVVSGGADGNGMPNCSASWGERQQPKVVGGVNEGGKSVSSGSPSPPSSSCSTNECMQPSSVVWGSQGATGVNSVAAGSLPSVSKASPLSGTECSIGVNCGFPGANFNPNANPSAWPALVPDGAGAAATEGGSTPLQSSTSLSANNSISVNQASHQHQLHQMQYRDIEPSCREWGGTSLEPGAGPKNTAVMDGGDGDCGSTGGGDLSASSSSSSASSSAWRTQPFPANSKTGASRTDAWEGGAGGSSVSADGGNSWGFSGQDDRGGPVGGSTWGTGTQGAWNGGVGEWGNSSSVGNPGGGNEDGSSSNSSTSGGSAGNPSVSSSTTSTMTRAWDNQKGSADGGTGDSNEWGGQGTRGGTSSSSGGGNSRNGNQHHGHHRSHQPPNAEVALQNLLNRPDLDPRVLSNSGWGQTQIRQNVAWDLEGDGGTAGGARSAASSHVPPYSTVTSTTAPSSSSLHPGQPQNPNLNSNPVLTPQSVSPGEGWDNSSSSSSSSSSLPNRGPQPAANSIQTPGVSQSGNAASQLAGGQNKSSGGWGELSPSESQGRGWGSEGPDWRDKVTGGGSSGWGDVRQQGTQVGGGEEWGKIKDEKGTGGWNEMGRGDGGNWGQRSGSEWGERETKASTGNWGDGKDNGGTRVDSEVGTWGSWDEGTPRKAWGAGGTDTAGVGGGGDLGSKAHSGWGGNVHTSQMPNSQSTSMKGQAQQQQQSQPQQSQSLDTGAMQGGWGRQGGPSAPSQSSGWTSGPIPQISSAPGSSSEPSGWEEPSPQSISRKKEIDDGTSAWGDPNNYNYVNYWDKNNGSSGQTQPMQTQQQGPPPMPGRVPTSLGNRDMNLSHSSNKAPTVAQSGWGRSSSPSSPCVDNGTAAWGKPTETSTSWGDPEDSGNASGWGNPPNPIKSGSKSMQEGWGEREGSVSASRHSSWEEEDEGGVVWNSAGSQGSSSSYNSGGWGGKKPNKGSVKGGDSWINPMTRQFSNMGLMGEEPSGRPLDLAPGPPQDKKIDGDKRGMGLSDYNGEMRKGGRGGGGGVVFRSPGSKEVGPAETGPYYDKQTLPFTNQDGCLGEEGPCSPYSPPTVFKPSPLYNHPNPPRQMGGHIFGSGGGMAQPRHQPGMSPINPTVRAQVPHQFLSPQVPGSVLKQMPPPSGGVGAVGGGVFPPQLSPQHIAMLSSIYPPHIQFQLACQLLLQQHPQQQQQQQPQQLLPNQRKFPQNVRQQADPQQLARIMAVLQQQRQQQQQVGSVGGSSKLSPSHLGSGSQKMPMSDSLSHPGMGGSVADLHQKSSPTYSGFGSGVNLPGLELGSMAGGPGSLKESGGQQSRFKWMMEGHSPAPSSPDDALHKNGPIATPLKRGGSPYSQYDILGPEGLGGPLQGSTDNWQRTPGNKMGTKTGISSWPPEFQPGVPWKGIQSVDPESDPYMTPGSMLNSSAVSSLSDTEHQLLRDNTESNPSLNTLLPSPGAWPYSASDSPLNNAHNSAKYAEYKPSWPPEPIGHNKPWKNRNAPQLPRPPPGLTNQKQPSVSPWAGGGAPRLGRGWGGSGGSQETRYGSGSAWSDGGASRGSCWLLLSNLTPQVFIPIKQEPDLIPPV from the exons ATGGAAgacaagaaaaggaagaaagaagataAAAGGAAAAGGGAAACCTCACAGAAG GTGGTTgagcaaaaaaacaaag TGCCAGAACTGACCAAGACCCCATCTACCCAATCTCCTGCCGTCCCCAGCTCGGTCTCCCCCAGCCCTGGCCCTATCTCTTCTACAACAACCTCCACTGCCACCCCGGCTGCTGTTGCCCCCCCTCAGGGTGGGAACAATGCTAAGCGGTCGGCGGTGGCCAACGGACAGCCCTCCCCCAGTGCCCAGGCCCCACAGCGCTACATGCCCCGTGAAGTGCCCCCTCGATTCCGTTGCCAGCAGGACCACAAAGTGCTACTGAAGAGGGGCCAGCCACCATTGTCCTCCATGCTGCTGGGAGGAGGCAACAGTGGGGGAGACAGCCCCAATGCAACAGTGGCCGCTGCCTCAG ATTCCAGCTTGGGTTCTGGAGGTCCAGCTGCTTCCTCTCTGCCCCAcacatcatcctcctcatcaatCGCTGCTTCTTCTACTACTACAAATTATGCAAATTCCATGTGGGGGGTGAGCTCTGGTAGCCAACCCCTCTCTCAGGGCAGGGAGAAGGTGATAGTGGATGGGTCAGACCTGGAGGAATGGCCTAGTATTGCTGCTGGGGATGGAGCCAGAACAGGAGAAAAAGTTGTTTCAGGAGGTGCAGATGGCAATGGAATGCCAAACTGTAGTGCCTCATGGGGTGAAAGGCAACAACCGAAAGTTGTGGGAGGAGTAAATGAAGGTGGGAAAAGTGTCAGTTCTGGTAGCCCCTCCCCACCTTCATCCTCCTGTTCAACCAATGAATGTATGCAGCCTAGTAGTGTTGTTTGGGGTTCCCAGGGAGCCACCGGTGTAAATTCAGTAGCAGCAGGATCATTGCCCTCCGTATCCAAAGCCTCCCCTCTATCAGGGACTGAGTGCTCCATTGGTGTCAACTGTGGGTTTCCAGGTGCCAACTTTAACCCTAATGCCAACCCCTCTGCCTGGCCAGCCCTGGTACCAGATGGGGCTGGGGCAGCTGCAACAGAGGGTGGCTCCACTCCTCTCCAAAGCTCAACATCATTGTCTGCCAACAACTCTATTTCTGTGAATCAAGCCTCTCATCAGCACCAACTTCACCAAATGCAATATAGAGACATAGAGCCATCCTGTAGAGAATGGGGTGGTACATCACTGGAGCCAGGAGCAGGACCAAAAAACACAGCAGTGATGGATGGGGGTGATGGAGACTGTGGAAGTACTGGGGGAGGGGATCTTTCTGcatcttcttcttcgtcttccgCATCTTCATCTGCTTGGAGAACTCAGCCTTTTCCTGCAAATTCCAAAACGGGTGCCTCAAGAACTGATGCATGGGAGGGTGGAGCTGGGGGTAGTTCTGTCTCTGCTGATGGGGGGAACTCATGGGGGTTCAGTGGACAGGATGACAGAGGAGGGCCTGTGGGTGGGAGTACATGGGGCACTGGAACTCAGGGAGCATGGAATGGAGGAGTTGGTGAATGGGGCAATTCAAGTAGTGTTGGCAATCCAGGTGGAGGAAATGAAGATGGCTCAAGCAGTAACAGCAGCACCAGTGGTGGAAGTGCTGGAAACCCTTCAGTTTCTTCCTCCACAACTTCAACTATGACAAGAGCTTGGGACAATCAGAAAGGGTCTGCAGATGGAGGAACAGGAGACTCCAATGAGTGGGGAGGACAGGGAACCAGAGGAGGTACCTCATCCTCCAGTGGTGGGGGAAACTCAAGAAATGGCAATCAGCACCATGGCCACCACCGCTCTCATCAGCCTCCCAATGCTGAAGTGGCCTTACAGAATCTGCTCAACCGGCCTGACCTGGATCCTAGAGTGCTGTCCAACTCAGGATGGGGGCAGACACAGATCCGACAGAATGTGGCATGGGATTTGGAAGGAGATGGAGGCACAGCAGGTGGAGCCAGATCTGCTGCTTCAAGCCATGTTCCACCATACTCTACTGTCACTTCAACCACTGCCCCATCTTCCTCATCTCTACATCCTGGTCAACCTCAGAACCCCAACCTGAACTCCAATCCAGTCCTTACACCCCAATCTGTCTCACCTGGTGAAGGCTGGGATAacagtagtagcagcagcagcagtagttcCTCTCTGCCTAATCGAGGTCCACAGCCAGCTGCTAACAGTATCCAAACCCCAGGTGTTTCACAATCGGGTAATGCAGCGAGTCAGTTAGCAGGGGGACAGAACAAGTCTTCAGGAGGCTGGGGAGAGTTAAGTCCATCTGAAAGCCAAGGGAGAGGTTGGGGCAGTGAGGGTCCAGATTGGAGAGATAAGGTAACAGGGGGTGGATCAAGTGGTTGGGGAGATGTTAGACAACAGGGTACTCAAGTAGGAGGTGGTGAAGAGTGGGGTAAAATTAAGGATGAGAAAGGGACTGGAGGTTGGAATGAAATGGGTAGAGGGGATGGGGGGAACTGGGGCCAGCGAAGTGGTAGTGAATGGGGGGAGCGGGAGACCAAAGCAAGCACTGGGAACTGGGGAGATGGGAAGGATAATGGAGGTACACGTGTAGACTCAGAAGTAGGTACTTGGGGAAGCTGGGATGAAGGCACACCAAGGAAAGCTTGGGGAGCAGGAGGTACTGACACAGCTGGAGTTGGAGGTGGGGGGGACCTGGGTAGCAAGGCTCACTCGGGTTGGGGTGGGAATGTACACACTTCACAGATGCCAAACAGCCAGTCGACCTCTATGAAAGGTCAggcacagcagcagcaacaatcACAGCCCCAGCAGTCACAGTCACTGGACACAGGGGCCATGCAAGGGGGCTGGGGAAGACAAGGAGGTCCTTCAGCTCCGAGCCAAAGTTCAGGGTGGACCTCAGGGCCTATACCCCAAATATCCAGTGCCCCTGGGAGCAGTTCAGAGCCAAGTGGCTGGGAGGAGCCTTCTCCACAGTCTATAAGTAGGAAAAAGGAAATAGATGATGGAACATCTGCCTGGGGTGATCCCAATAACTACAACTATGTCAATTATTGGGACAAGAACAATGGCTCATCTGGACAGACACAACCAATGCAGACTCAGCAGCAGGGACCTCCACCTATGCCAGGAAGAGTGCCTACAAGCCTTGGGAACAGGGACATGAACCTCTCACATTCTTCCAATAAGGCCCCTACAGTGG CTCAGTCCGGATGGGGCAGAAGCAGCTCTCCCTCTAGTCCATGTGTCGATAATGGCACAGCAGCTTGGGGGAAGCCGACTGAGACGTCCACAAGCTGGGGTGATCCAGAGGATTCTGGGAACGCGTCAGGTTGGGGAAATCCCCCCAACCCAATCAAGTCTG GTTCAAAGTCTATGCAAGAAGGCTGGGGTGAGAGAGAAGGCTCTGTCAGTGCCTCCCGTCACTCTAGCtgggaggaagaggatgagggCGGTGTTGTGTGGAACAGTGCTGGATCACAAGGCAGTAGCTCTTCATACAACTCTGGGGGCTGGGGAGGCAAGAAGCCTAATAAG GGTTCAGTAAAAGGTGGCGACTCTTGGATAAACCCAATGACCAGACAGTTCTCAAACATGGGGCTGATG GGAGAGGAGCCCAGTGGCCGTCCTCTGGATCTGGCTCCTGGCCCTCCTCAAGATAAAAAGATTGATGGAGATAAACGAGGTATGGGTTTAAGTGACTACAATGGAGAGATGCGCAAAGGAGGGCGTGGAGGCGGAGGAGGAGTAGTCTTCCGTTCACCTGGTTCCAAAGAGGTGGGGCCTGCTGAAACTGGGCCTTATTACGACAAG CAGACCTTGCCTTTCACCAATCAGGATGGGTGCCTTGGGGAGGAGGGGCCTTGCTCTCCATATTCTCCGCCCACTGTCTTCAAGCCCTCTCCCCTCTACAACCACCCCAATCCCCCTAGACAA ATGGGTGGTCATATATTTGGGAGTGGTGGTGGAATGGCACAGCCCAGGCATCAGCCAGGAATGTCCCCCATTAACCCAACTGTGCGAGCGCAAGTGCCTCATCAGTTCCTGTCACCTCAG gtgcCAGGCTCTGTGCTGAAGCAGATGCCTCCTCctagtggtggtgttggagcAGTAGGTGGAGGAGTTTTCCCTCCTCAGCTGTCCCCACAACACATCGCCATGCTCAGCAGCATCTACCCCCCTCACATCCAGTTCCAGCTG GCGTGTCAGCTGCTCCTGCAACagcatcctcagcagcagcaacagcagcagccgCAGCAGCTCTTACCGAACCAGCGAAAATTCCCTCAGAATGTGCGTCAGCAAGCAGACCCCCAACAG CTTGCAAGAATCATGGCTGTACTTCAGCAGCAGaggcagcagcaacaacaggtGGGCAGTGTAGGGGGAAGCTCTAAACTTTCACCGTCTCACCTTGGTAGTGGTAGCCAAAAAATGCCCATGTCTGATTCGTTGTCTCACCCTGGTATGGGAGGCTCAGTGGCAGACCTGCATCAAAAATCATCACCTACATATTCAG GGTTTGGTTCTGGTGTGAATCTGCCTGGTCTGGAGTTGGGCTCCATGGCTGGTGGTCCAGGAAGTTTGAAAGAAAGTGGGGGACAGCAGTCTCGCTTTAAATGGATGATGGAGGGTCACTCACCAGCTCCCTCTTCTCCTGATGATGCACTTCACAAAAATG GCCCTATTGCTACTCCCCTGAAGAGAGGAGGCTCCCCATATTCTCAGTACGATATACTTGGCCCTGAAGGTTTGGGTGGCCCTCTCCAAGGGTCCACAGACAACTGGCAAAGAACTCCTGGAAACAAAATGGGAACCAAGACTGGAATATCCAGCTGGCCTCCAG AATTCCAGCCAGGGGTGCCATGGAAAGGAATACAGAGTGTCGATCCTGAATCTGACCCCTACATGACCCCTGGGAGTATGCTGAATTCATCTGCAGTCTCAAGCCTCAGTGATACTGAGCACCAGTTGCTAAGAGATAATACAG AATCAAACCCCTCCCTAAACACCTTGCTGCCTTCACCTGGTGCCTGGCCCTATAGTGCCTCAGACAGCCCCCTCAACAATGCACATAATTCAG CTAAGTACGCAGAGTACAAGCCAAGCTGGCCTCCTGAGCCCATTGGACACAACAAGCCTTGGAAGAATCGAAATGCACCTCAGCTACCCCGCCCACCTCCTggactgaccaatcagaaacagcCCTCTGTGTCCCCATGGGCAGGAGGAGGAGCACCACGATTGGGAAGGGGTTGGGGTGGATCTGGAGGAAGCCAAGAAACCAGATATGGATCTG GGTCAGCATGGAGTGATGGCGGAGCCTCAAGGGGTAGTTGTTGGCTGTTGCTGAGTAATCTAACTCCTCAG gttttcataccaatcaagcaggagccagacctgattccacctgtttaa